From Cydia splendana chromosome 4, ilCydSple1.2, whole genome shotgun sequence, one genomic window encodes:
- the LOC134789950 gene encoding splicing factor 3B subunit 6 produces the protein MALALQRRANVRLPPEVNRVLYIRNLPYKISAEEMYDIFGKYGAIRQIRVGNTPETRGTAFVVYEDIFDAKNACDHLSGFNVCNRYLVVLYYRSNKAFKGMDIEKKQEELDTLKKKYGISSEELRK, from the exons ATGGCTTTGGCACTACAGCGACGAGCAAAC GTTCGCCTTCCACCAGAAGTCAACAGAGTTTTGTATATACGAAATCTGCCTTACAAAATTTCTGCTGAAGAAATGTATgatatttttggaaaatatgGAGCAATTAGGCAAATCCGTGT AGGAAACACACCAGAAACCAGAGGTACTGCTTTTGTAGTGTATGAAGATATATTTGATGCAAAGAATGCCTGTGACCATCTCTCAGGTTTCAATGTCTGCAACAGATACTTGGTTGTATTATATTACCGATCAAACAAAGCTTTCAAGGGTATGGATATTGAGAAGAAGCAAGAGGAATTGGATACTCTAAAGAAGAAATATGGCATCTCATCAGAAGAACtgcgaaaataa